GCCCGGCTGATTGGCAGCGGAGGAGCCAATTTGCGCGACCTGGAAAATAAAACCGGCAAAAGCCTTTACATTCGCGGCGTGGCCAGCCATCACATAGAGTCCATTGTCATCCGTCCGCTGCACGATAACGAGCAGGTGCAGGCCCGCACGCTGCCGGTGAAGCCCGGTGAGGTGCTGGAGGTCAAGGTAGAGGAGCCTCACATTACCAATATCAGGGACGGCATTGCCAGAGTTGACGGTTTCATCCTGGACATAGAGGGGGGCGGGGCGCTGGTGGGCGAGACCATTCCGGTAGAGGTGAGCAAGGTTTACCGCACGTACGCCAAAGCCCGTCCGGTGCGGACATGAGCATACGGACATGACCATTAATACTCAGGTATTGCCGTTTATGTTTATATCCTGAGGCGGTGACGCCCGGTTTTGCAGGAACGGCGCTATTGACAATATTGCCTGTTATGCTAAAATGTTTTACTGTAAGCGTCTTGTGCGCTTTCTTAAACACCGCTCGGGAAGGGCTTTTTAAAGGGAAATCCTGCCCTCTTCCGGCGAGTCCCACAAAATACGGGAGGTGCAGATATTTTGTACGCCATTATCGAAACAGGCGGCAAACAATACCGGGTGCGGGAAGGCGATACCCTTTATGTGGAGAAACTGCCTGCCGGGGCCGGTGAGACGGTGGAGGCAGACAGGGTTCTGGCCGTAATTAAAGACGGCGAGGTAATGATCGGCACCCCGTCGGTGGAAAATGCAAAGGTTTTTTTGAAGGTGGAGCGGCATGGCCGGGGCAAGAAGATAATAGTTTATAAATACAAGCCCAAGAAGAACTACCGTCGCAAGAAGGGCCACAGGCAGCCGTTTTCCCGGGTTACAGTTGAGAAAATTGAGGCTTGAAAGGCGAAAATTGTCAATTGAGAGGTGAAGTGCCATGGCACATAAAAAAGGTGTAGGAAGTTCGCGCAACGGCCGGGACTCTCAGCCCAAAATGCTCGGTGTGAAGAGGGCGGACGGCCAGTTCGTGCTGGCCGGCAGCATTCTGGTCAGGCAGCGTGGTACCAGGATCCACCCCGGCCGTAATGTTGGCAGGGGCGGCGACGATACTCTTTTTGCAAAAGTGGACGGAGTGGTCAGTTTCGAACGGTCCGGCCGGGATAAAAAAACGGTCAGCGTTATCCCTGTAGAGGCAGCTTTATAATAAGAAATAATAAAGAAATTGGCGGTCCTGAAAAGGGACCGCTAATTCTTTTTTGCAGGATTAAAGTGGCTGACTGTCGAATTACTGGAACATCTGCAGGGGGAGGGGGAAATTTTGAATCTGGAAAAGCTTTTAAAAATCATTCAGGCGCAAAGGCACGATTTTTTAAACCACTTGCAGGTTGTTTCAGGCTTATTGCAGTTGAAAAAATATGAACAGGTGAGGGAATACATTGCCCGGGTAAGCACGGAAATGGCTCAGTTGAGCAAGACTGCGAGGGTAAGCGTGCCGGAAATTTCTGCCGCCCTGTTAACAGGTTTTTATGATGCGGCCATGTTTCAAATAGATATGAAACTGGCGGTCAACACTAGCCTGGCCGAAAGCGCCGTGCCGGCGCCGGTAATGGGAGAAGCGGTTGAGTTCGGCCTGGACTGCGCTATTTCCCTTATGGCTTCGCCAGAGGTAATAGACAGGCGTCTCGAGGTTATAATTGAGGAAGATGAGAAAAAATATACCTGCCGTCTCTTGTTTCCTGAGCCCACGCTGGCCGGGGCGGCCGCTTTTGAGGCGGGTCTGGCCCCCTTGGGAGATATGCTGGCCCCCTACGGCGGGCGGGTTAACCTGGCGATAGCCGACGGCGTTGAAATACACATGACCTTTCCGCGCAAAGCAGCCGGAAATGGTTAAACTATTAGCACATTAATGATAAGGGGCAGTAATGTCAGGGTGGACATGTACATAGCTGTTATCAGGTGGTCTTATGTTTTATGACAGGGCAAGGATTTTTGTAAAAGGCGGTGACGGTGGAAACGGCTGCGTAGCCATGCGCAGGGAAAAATACGTCCCGGAGGGCGGTCCCTGGGGGGGCGACGGCGGCCGGGGCGGGAATGTCATTCTGCGGGCGGACGGAGGCCTGCGCACCCTGGTCGATTTTCGCTACAAACGCCACTACAAGGCGGAACGCGGCCGGCACGGGGAAGGCAAAAACATGCATGGCGCGTCGGGCGAGGACCTGGTCATCCGGGTGCCGGCAGGCACTGTGGTTAAGGATGCTGCAACGGGAGAACTAATTGCCGATCTGGTCAGGGACGGCCAGGAAGCGGTGGTGGCCCGGGGAGGGCGAGGCGGCAGAGGTAACGCCCGTTTTGTTACCCCTCAAAACAGGGCTCCCAGGATGGCCGAGAAGGGAGAACCGGGCGAGGAGCGCTGGCTCGATCTTGAGCTAAAACTGCTGGCTGACGTGGGCCTGGTGGGCTTTCCCAATGCGGGCAAGTCGACCTTGATTTCCAGGGTTTCGGCGGCCAGGCCGAAAATTGCCAGTTATCCCTTCACCACAATTACGCCCAACCTTGGAGTGGTCCGGGTAGATGACGGGCGCAGCTTTGTGATGGCCGACATTCCCGGCTTAATCGAGGGGGCCCATAAAGGCGCCGGGCTGGGCCATGACTTTTTGCGGCACGTTGAGCGCACCCGCCTGCTGGTGCACGTTCTGGACACGGCGGGGAGCGAGGGGCGGGACCCGGTACAGGATTTCCTCGTGACCAACCGCGAGCTTTCGCTTTATAACCCCGCCCTGGGCCGCAGGCCTCAGGTTATTGCCGCCAACAAGATGGATCTGGACGGGGCCGCGGAAAACCTGGCCAGGCTTAAGGAGGCATACGGGGGAAAATACGAGATTTTCCCGGTATCGGCGGTAACCGGCCAGGGCCTTGAGGCCCTGGTTTACAGGGTATCAGCCCTCCTGGAGGAGATTCCGGCCGGTGCGGCAGTGCCTGAAGCACTGGAAAGGCCCGTAATTCATCAGGCCGGGCCGCGTTTTACAGTTTGCCGTGAAGAAGGTGTTTTTCTGGTTGGGGGAAAAGAGATTGAACGCCATGTTGTCATGACCGACCTGAAAAACGAGGAGGCGGTGGAGCGCCTGCAGAGGATCATCCGGCGCATGGGTATCGAGGAGGCCCTCAAGGAAGCCGGCATAAAGGATGGCGACACGGTCAGAATAGGGGATTACGAATTTGAATACGTCGAGTAGCCGGAGCATTAAAGCGCCGGCTATAAAACTTTAACCGGACGCCTGTTTGTGGTATACTTTTTCCAGGCCTATTTGCAGGTGAGATGCGTATGGACACGGAAAAGCGCTGTTTTAAAGATTTTAAGCGGATGGTGGTAAAGGTAGGCTCCAGTTCTGTTGCCCACCCTACCGGCAAGCCAAATCTCTTTCAAATTGAAAATCTGGTGCGGCAACTGGCCGACCTGCATAACCAGGGCAAGGAGGTCATCCTGGTTACTTCGGGCGCCGTCGGCACGGGAACCGGCAAGCTGGGCCTGGCGGCCCGCCCGCGGACCATTCCCGAGAAACAGGCCGCCGCAGCAGTTGGCCAGGGCGTGCTGATGCACATTTATGAAAAGTTTTTCGGCGAGTACGGGGTTACGGTGGGCCAGGTGCTTCTGACGCGCCAGGACTTTTCCGACCGGCGCCGCTTTTTGAATGCCAGGAATGCCCTGCACGCCCTGTTTCAATTTGGTGTGATTCCGGTAATTAACGAGAACGATACCATTGCCGTCGACGAAATAAAATTCGGCGACAACGACAGCCTTTCGGCCCTGGTGGCTGGCCTGGTGGACGCAGAGCTTTTAATCCTGCTTTCCGACATCGACGGGCTTTACACGGCCGATCCGCGCAAGGACCCCGGCGCCCGGCTGATTCAGGACGTTAAGGAGATTACCCCGGAAATTGAATCCCTTGCCGGGGGCACAGGCAGCAAACTCGGAACGGGCGGCATGGCCACCAAGCTGCAGGCGGCCAGGATGGCCATGCATTCCGGTGTGGTGACGGTAATTGCCAGGGCAGGGGAAAAAGACGTGATCCGGCAAATAATTGCCGGCGAGCAGGTCGGGACGATTTTCTGGCCGTCCGCCAACAAGCTGGAAAACAAAAAAAGGTGGATAGCTTACAGCTCTGCCGTATGCGGCAAGGTCTTCGTCGACGAGGGGGCGGCGCGCGCCCTGCTCAAGCAGGGGAAAAGCCTGCTTCCGTCCGGCGTCACCGGGGTGGAGGGCAACTTTGACATGGGCAACACGGTGAGCATTATCGGCCCAGACGGCAGGGAAATAGCCAGGGGGCTGACCTATTACTCCTCTGTTGAAATAGAACGGATCAAAGGGGCCCAGACGCGTGACATTGCCCGGATCCTGGGTTATAAGGATTACGACGAGATAGTGCACAGGAACAACCTGGTGCTGAGCCTGTAGTTATTTATGTTGTAATAAAGGCAGGAAATTTTTTTAAAAGAGCAAGAGGGACTGGTAAAGTGCGCCGCATAGGTATAATGGGTGGAACTTTTGACCCGATTCATTACGGACATCTGGTTGCAGCAGAAGGAGCCAGGTACGAGTTCGGCCTGAACAGGGTGATCTTCATTCCGGCCGGCAGGCCTCCCCATAAGCCGGACTGCAATATTACCGATCCATCGCACCGCTATAAAATGACCTGTCTTGCCGTAGCCACCAATCCCTTTTTCCAGGTTTCCGCCCTGGAGGTGGAAAGGCCCGGCCCGTCTTATACCATCGACACGGTGCAGGAGATTTCCCGCCTTTACCCTGACGCAGAAGTTTTTTTCATAACCGGCTCCGACGCGGTAATGGAGATTTTGACCTGGAAAAACTTTGAGCGCCTGCTGTCAATTTGTTTCTTTATTGCCGCAGCCAGGCCCGGTTATAAATTAAACGAGCTTTGGAAGAGACTGGTATTGCTGCCTGAAAACCTGAAGGAAAGGATTTTCTGCATGGAAGTGCCGGCCCTCGCCATTTCCTCCACAGACATCAGGCAGCGCGTGAGCGAAGGAAGGCCGATTAAATATCTTTTGCCCGAACCTGTAGAAGATTACATTCAGAAAAACGGGCTGTACAGGCAATGAAACTGGAAAATCTTTGAACGGCCGGGGCTGCATTAGGTCTTTGCATTTTGCAAATAATAGCTTTAAGTCAACAAGTTTCATGAATGGGAAAGAGGTGATTGGTGAGTGGCGCGCACCTTGTATGTGGGAAATCTGCCGTGGGCCACCAAGGCTGAGGATCTCGCCGATGCTTTTTCGGCGCACGGCGAAGTTCTGAGCAGCCGCGTTATTACTGATCGTGAGACGGGTCGTTCCCGCGGTTTTGGTTTTGTCGAGGTCCGGGATGAAGATGCTGATATCATGATTGCAGCAATGAACGGTACGGAGTTTAACGGTAGAATCATTACGGTAAATGAAGCAAAACCCAGGGAAGAGCGCTGACGGCTGAACCTCCGGTGAGGAGGTTTTTTCTTAGATTTCTCTTTTTTGAAGGAACTTTGCCTGCCGGATAGAATAGTATCTTTAAAAAGACCCGGCATTTTAAGGAGGAGTGGCTTTGGCGATAAATCCGCAGGCGGTGGTGAACATTGCTGTTAAGGCGGCGGAAGACAAAAAGGCTGAGGGCATAGTTGTCCTGGACATCCGCGAAATATCCATTATAGCTGACTATTTCGTTATTTGCAGCGGCCGTTCCGGCCCCCACGTGCAGGCCGTGGTGGAGAACATCCAGGAGAAACTGGCGGAAAAAGGCGTTCGTGCCTTGCGCCGGGAGGGTTTCCGGGAAGGCGGCTGGGTGTTGCTTGATTACGGCGATGTGGTGATCCATGTCTTTCAGGAAGCCGAGCGGCAGTTTTACAACCTTGAACGCCTGTGGGGGGATGCCCAGGTGGTGGCAATTCCAGTTTAATGGTTGACATATGCAGATGTTTACCCTATAATTAAACTCAGTTTAGCTGGCAAAGCGATGACGAGGAGCAGTAGGCAGTGCAACCCTGCAGAGAGCCGCCGGGAGGTGCAAGGCGGCGGGCCATGCTGCTGAAACTCGCCTCTGAGTTGCCCGGGGGAAATGTTATTACTCCGGGCCGGGCGCGCCGTTATTGCGTGAAGAGGGTAAAGAGATGGGGCTGTGGCGCAGTGGGAGCGCGCTTCCTTGGCATGGAAGAGGCCGCGGGTTCAATCCCCGCCAGCTCCACCAGGAATGTTTTTTCTTTGCCAAAAAGGGTGGTACCGCGGGAGATAGCCTCTCGTCCCTACAGGGATGAGAGGTTTTTTATTTTGATTTTACGCAAAGTCAGCCTGGGAGGGGGAAAAAGTGAGGAATTTCGGCAAAATAACCATTGGTGAGCTGCTTGACCGCATTGCGGCCATGTATCCCGATAACGACGCCCTGGTTTACCCGGATCGCGGCCTGAGGTATTCCTACGAGCAGTTCCGGCAGGTTTGCGACCGGTTTGCCAAAGGGCTTTTGAAGCTGGGCGTGGAAAAGGGCGGGCACGTCGCCATCTGGGCGACAAACGTGCCCGAATGGGTAATTGCCCAGTTCG
The window above is part of the Pelotomaculum thermopropionicum SI genome. Proteins encoded here:
- the RplU gene encoding ribosomal protein L21, which produces MYAIIETGGKQYRVREGDTLYVEKLPAGAGETVEADRVLAVIKDGEVMIGTPSVENAKVFLKVERHGRGKKIIVYKYKPKKNYRRKKGHRQPFSRVTVEKIEA
- the RpmA gene encoding ribosomal protein L27, giving the protein MAHKKGVGSSRNGRDSQPKMLGVKRADGQFVLAGSILVRQRGTRIHPGRNVGRGGDDTLFAKVDGVVSFERSGRDKKTVSVIPVEAAL
- the Obg gene encoding predicted GTPase; this encodes MFYDRARIFVKGGDGGNGCVAMRREKYVPEGGPWGGDGGRGGNVILRADGGLRTLVDFRYKRHYKAERGRHGEGKNMHGASGEDLVIRVPAGTVVKDAATGELIADLVRDGQEAVVARGGRGGRGNARFVTPQNRAPRMAEKGEPGEERWLDLELKLLADVGLVGFPNAGKSTLISRVSAARPKIASYPFTTITPNLGVVRVDDGRSFVMADIPGLIEGAHKGAGLGHDFLRHVERTRLLVHVLDTAGSEGRDPVQDFLVTNRELSLYNPALGRRPQVIAANKMDLDGAAENLARLKEAYGGKYEIFPVSAVTGQGLEALVYRVSALLEEIPAGAAVPEALERPVIHQAGPRFTVCREEGVFLVGGKEIERHVVMTDLKNEEAVERLQRIIRRMGIEEALKEAGIKDGDTVRIGDYEFEYVE
- the ProB gene encoding glutamate 5-kinase; this translates as MDTEKRCFKDFKRMVVKVGSSSVAHPTGKPNLFQIENLVRQLADLHNQGKEVILVTSGAVGTGTGKLGLAARPRTIPEKQAAAAVGQGVLMHIYEKFFGEYGVTVGQVLLTRQDFSDRRRFLNARNALHALFQFGVIPVINENDTIAVDEIKFGDNDSLSALVAGLVDAELLILLSDIDGLYTADPRKDPGARLIQDVKEITPEIESLAGGTGSKLGTGGMATKLQAARMAMHSGVVTVIARAGEKDVIRQIIAGEQVGTIFWPSANKLENKKRWIAYSSAVCGKVFVDEGAARALLKQGKSLLPSGVTGVEGNFDMGNTVSIIGPDGREIARGLTYYSSVEIERIKGAQTRDIARILGYKDYDEIVHRNNLVLSL
- the NadD gene encoding nicotinic acid mononucleotide adenylyltransferase — protein: MRRIGIMGGTFDPIHYGHLVAAEGARYEFGLNRVIFIPAGRPPHKPDCNITDPSHRYKMTCLAVATNPFFQVSALEVERPGPSYTIDTVQEISRLYPDAEVFFITGSDAVMEILTWKNFERLLSICFFIAAARPGYKLNELWKRLVLLPENLKERIFCMEVPALAISSTDIRQRVSEGRPIKYLLPEPVEDYIQKNGLYRQ
- a CDS encoding hypothetical protein (Partial COG0724, RNA-binding proteins (RRM domain)), producing MARTLYVGNLPWATKAEDLADAFSAHGEVLSSRVITDRETGRSRGFGFVEVRDEDADIMIAAMNGTEFNGRIITVNEAKPREER
- a CDS encoding Uncharacterized homolog of plant Iojap protein → MAINPQAVVNIAVKAAEDKKAEGIVVLDIREISIIADYFVICSGRSGPHVQAVVENIQEKLAEKGVRALRREGFREGGWVLLDYGDVVIHVFQEAERQFYNLERLWGDAQVVAIPV